The following are from one region of the Mesorhizobium sp. B4-1-4 genome:
- a CDS encoding porin, protein MNIKSLLLGSAAALIAVSGARAADAVVVAEPEPAEYVKICDVYGAGYFYIPGTETCLRIGGYVRYDIGLGDVGSFDGARSVDHQDGDIHNTWFKHARFTLKTWTGQETELGTLKTYTETRFNFGNHNRGASFTPASGAGTTFVPAVVNDNPAGFSGVSLNFAWIQLGGLRVGKDESAFNTFIGYAGNVINDTIVPYGDFDTNVVQYYFDAGNGFSAVVSLEEGSGTVGTIDSYVPHVVGGVKWTQGWGAISGVVAYDSNYEEAAGKVRLDVNVNDAISLFAMFGYGSDNNLNDPANVISAHGRGFYKQWGGNWAWWAGGTYKFNEKTAFNLQVSGDDDKNYGVAANVTYDIVKGFTVTAEVDYDHYGRFDDPASFTNVNWTGADKKNSVGGMLRFQRSF, encoded by the coding sequence ATGAACATCAAGAGCCTTCTTCTCGGCTCCGCTGCGGCCCTGATCGCAGTTTCCGGTGCGCGCGCCGCCGACGCCGTCGTCGTCGCCGAGCCGGAACCCGCTGAATACGTCAAGATCTGCGACGTCTACGGCGCTGGCTACTTCTACATCCCCGGCACCGAAACCTGCCTGCGCATCGGCGGCTACGTCCGTTACGATATCGGCCTTGGCGACGTCGGCTCGTTCGACGGCGCGAGGTCAGTCGACCACCAGGATGGCGACATCCACAACACCTGGTTCAAGCATGCGCGCTTCACGCTGAAGACCTGGACCGGCCAGGAAACCGAGCTCGGCACGTTGAAGACCTACACCGAGACCCGCTTCAACTTCGGCAACCACAACCGCGGCGCCTCCTTCACTCCGGCTAGCGGTGCCGGGACTACTTTTGTTCCCGCCGTGGTTAACGACAATCCGGCCGGCTTCAGCGGCGTTTCGCTGAACTTCGCCTGGATCCAGCTCGGCGGTCTCCGTGTCGGTAAGGACGAATCGGCCTTCAATACGTTCATCGGCTATGCCGGCAACGTCATCAACGACACGATCGTCCCCTATGGCGACTTCGACACCAACGTCGTCCAGTACTACTTCGACGCCGGCAACGGCTTCTCGGCCGTGGTCTCGCTCGAAGAAGGCTCCGGCACGGTGGGCACCATCGACAGCTATGTTCCGCATGTCGTCGGCGGTGTGAAGTGGACGCAAGGCTGGGGTGCGATCAGCGGCGTCGTTGCTTATGACAGCAACTACGAAGAAGCCGCCGGCAAGGTCCGCCTGGACGTGAACGTCAATGACGCGATCTCGCTGTTCGCCATGTTCGGCTACGGCTCGGACAACAACCTCAATGACCCGGCCAACGTGATTTCGGCGCATGGCCGCGGCTTCTACAAGCAGTGGGGCGGCAACTGGGCCTGGTGGGCCGGCGGCACGTACAAGTTCAACGAGAAGACCGCGTTCAACCTCCAGGTGTCGGGTGACGACGACAAGAACTACGGCGTTGCGGCGAACGTTACCTACGACATCGTTAAAGGCTTCACGGTCACGGCCGAAGTTGACTACGACCACTATGGTCGCTTCGACGATCCGGCCAGCTTCACCAACGTCAACTGGACCGGCGCCGACAAGAAGAACAGCGTCGGCGGCATGCTCCGCTTCCAGCGCTCGTTCTAA
- a CDS encoding porin: protein MNIKSLLLGSAAALIAVSGARAADAVVVAEPEPAEYVKICDVYGAGYFYIPGTETCLRIGGYVRYDIGLGDVGSFDGARSVDHQDGDIHNTWFKHTRFTLKTWTGQETELGTLKTYTETRFNFGNHNRGASFTPATTLAPAVVNDNPAGNSGISLNFAWIQLGGLRVGKDESAFDTFIGYAGNVINDTIVPYGDFDTNVVQYYFDAGNGFSAVVSLEEGSGTVGTIDSYVPHVVGGVKWTQGWGAISGVVAYDSNYEEAAGKVRLDVNVNDAISLFAMFGYGSDNNLNDPANVISARGRGFYKQWGGNWAWWAGGTYKFNEKTAFNLQVSGDDDKNYGVAANVTYDIVKGFTVTAEVDYDHYGRFDDPASFTNVNWTGADKKNSVGGMLRFQRSF, encoded by the coding sequence ATGAACATCAAGAGCCTTCTTCTCGGCTCCGCTGCGGCCCTGATCGCAGTTTCCGGTGCGCGCGCCGCCGACGCCGTCGTCGTCGCCGAGCCGGAACCCGCTGAATACGTCAAGATCTGCGACGTCTACGGCGCTGGCTACTTCTACATCCCCGGCACCGAAACCTGCCTGCGCATCGGCGGCTACGTCCGTTACGATATCGGCCTTGGCGACGTCGGCTCGTTCGACGGCGCGAGGTCAGTCGACCACCAGGATGGCGACATCCACAACACCTGGTTCAAGCATACGCGCTTCACGCTGAAGACCTGGACCGGCCAGGAAACCGAGCTTGGCACGTTGAAGACCTACACCGAGACCCGCTTCAACTTCGGCAACCACAACCGCGGCGCCTCCTTCACTCCGGCTACTACTTTGGCTCCCGCCGTGGTTAACGACAATCCGGCCGGCAACAGCGGCATTTCGCTGAACTTCGCCTGGATCCAACTCGGCGGTCTGCGCGTCGGTAAGGACGAATCGGCCTTCGATACGTTCATCGGCTATGCCGGCAACGTCATCAACGACACGATCGTCCCCTATGGCGACTTCGACACCAACGTCGTCCAGTACTACTTCGACGCCGGCAACGGCTTCTCGGCCGTGGTCTCGCTCGAAGAAGGCTCCGGCACGGTGGGCACCATCGACAGCTATGTTCCGCATGTCGTCGGCGGTGTGAAGTGGACGCAAGGCTGGGGTGCGATCAGCGGCGTCGTTGCTTATGACAGCAACTACGAAGAAGCCGCCGGCAAGGTCCGCCTGGACGTGAACGTCAATGACGCGATCTCGCTGTTCGCCATGTTCGGCTACGGCTCGGACAACAACCTCAATGACCCGGCCAACGTGATTTCGGCGCGTGGCCGCGGCTTCTACAAGCAATGGGGCGGCAACTGGGCCTGGTGGGCCGGCGGCACGTACAAGTTCAACGAGAAGACCGCGTTCAACCTCCAGGTGTCGGGTGACGACGACAAGAACTACGGCGTTGCGGCGAACGTTACCTACGACATCGTTAAAGGCTTCACGGTCACGGCCGAAGTTGACTACGACCACTATGGTCGCTTCGACGATCCGGCCAGCTTCACCAACGTCAACTGGACCGGCGCCGACAAGAAGAACAGCGTCGGCGGCATGCTCCGCTTCCAGCGCTCGTTCTAA